A window of Oncorhynchus nerka isolate Pitt River linkage group LG4, Oner_Uvic_2.0, whole genome shotgun sequence contains these coding sequences:
- the LOC115115000 gene encoding cyclin-dependent kinase 5 activator 1-like yields the protein MGTAMSISLRKKAVLFKDGPDTVGHLMEVQTGKSAKDKTLKRYSPWRRSVKKKSSKKVQAHENTNQNNIAHLSNENLKSQSFSNPSTLTLEKSQSCDKLSTQDQSTPAISNSSNNAASLVETTPLSYSNTAPDTPQMVTVQDLDTPRRLVMVHATTGELLRCLGEFLCRRCYRLQDMSSMDPVLWLRVVDRYLLDNCYQNQSCINPAAVVFLYMLCREAVSSEVATLHELHAVLLTCLYTTCSYMGNEIAYPLKPFLVDTCRQTFWIRCMTITKLMSVKMLQMNTDPNFFSQVFADLKNESQKEEKKSRLLSGVYSTQ from the coding sequence ATGGGAACCGCAATGTCTATCTCGCTCCGCAAGAAGGCAGTCCTCTTCAAAGATGGGCCGGACACTGTGGGCCACTTGATGGAAGTCCAGACCGGTAAGAGTGCAAAAGACAAGACTCTGAAGCGCTACTCACCATGGAGGCGGAGTGTGAAGAAGAAGAGCTCCAAGAAGGTGCAGGCCCATGAGAACACCAACCAAAACAACATTGCCCATCTGAGTAATGAGAACCTGAAGTCTCAGTCCTTCTCCAACCCGTCCACCCTCACCCTGGAGAAGTCTCAGTCCTGTGACAAGCTGTCCACTCAGGACCAGAGCACTCCAGCCATCTCCAACAGCTCCAACAACGCCGCCTCGTTGGTCGAGACGACCCCCTTATCCTACTCAAACACGGCCCCCGACACGCCCCAGATGGTGACCGTCCAGGACCTCGACACTCCCAGGAGGCTGGTGATGGTCCACGCTACAACCGGCGAGCTGCTGCGCTGCCTGGGTGAGTTCCTGTGCCGGCGCTGCTACCGGCTCCAGGACATGTCTTCCATGGACCCGGTGCTGTGGCTGCGGGTGGTTGACCGTTATCTGCTGGACAACTGCTATCAGAACCAGAGCTGCATCAATCCGGCCGCTGTGGTCTTCCTCTACATGCTGTGCCGCGAGGCGGTTTCCTCCGAGGTGGCCACCTTGCACGAGCTGCATGCCGTGCTGCTCACCTGCCTCTATACGACCTGCTCCTACATGGGCAACGAGATCGCCTACCCCCTGAAACCCTTCCTGGTGGACACCTGCAGGCAGACCTTCTGGATCCGCTGCATGACCATCACCAAGCTGATGAGTGTCAAGATGCTCCAGATGAACACAGACCCTAACTTCTTCTCCCAGGTGTTTGCTGACCTGAAGAACGAGAgccagaaggaggagaagaagagtcgCCTGCTCAGCGGTGTGTACAGCACTCAGTGA
- the ambp gene encoding protein AMBP, whose translation MQQGAILVVLSVLVNSLHGVPVLAEPLFPTQENFDLSKFMGKWHDIAVASTCPWMQRHRGDSAIGILELQAGDTEGKVSMKRSMKKHGTCKQISGDYELTDTPGRFTYHVAKWGADVDAYVVHTNYDEYAIVMMSKQKTGGEKTKSAKLYSRTMELRTTILDDFRRLVREQGMADDTVIIKQNKGECVPEAEPVAAEPPSEITAPRAKRNIVLPDPAPVEGSGMGDDTMIFRSAESCKAEPDAGPCFGMVQRYFYNSTSMGCQLFTYGGCMGNQNNFVTERECLQSCRTEAACRMPMDAQPCTGQPKIWAFDPNSGLCLEYKKDYCQGNSNKFYSKGECDEYCGVMKDGQTEFLKAN comes from the exons atgCAGCAGGGTGCCATACTTGTGGTCCTTTCGGTCCTGGTGAACTCCCTCCATGGTGTGCCAGTGCTTGCCGAACCGCTCTTCCCCACACAGGAGAACTTTGACCTGAGCAAG TTCATGGGGAAGTGGCATGATATTGCGGTAGCTTCCACCTGTCCCTGGATGCAGCGCCACAGAGGAGACTCAGCTATCGGCATACTGGAGCTGCAGGCCGGGGACACTGAAGGCAAAGTCAGCATGAAACGCAGCATGAAGAA gCACGGGACATGTAAGCAGATCTCCGGTGATTATGAGCTAACAGACACACCTGGAAGATTCACCTACCACGTTGCCA AGTGGGGGGCTGATGTTGATGCCTATGTCGTTCACACTAACTATGATGAGTATGCCATCGTCATGATGAGTAAACAGAAGACAGGTGGCGAGAAGACCAAGTCTGCCAAGCTATACA GCCGCACCATGGAACTGCGGACCACTATCTTGGACGACttcaggaggctggtgagggagCAGGGCATGGCTGACGACACAGTCATCATCAAACAGaacaaag GCGAGTGTGTACCAGAAGCAGAGCCTGTAGCAGCAGAGCCTCCATCTGAGATTACGGCACCG AGAGCTAAGAGGAACATAGTCCTCCCTGATCCTGCCCCTGTGGAGGGCTCCGGTATGGGTGATGACACCATGATCTTCCGGAGTGCAG AGTCCTGTAAGGCGGAGCCAGACGCAGGTCCCTGTTTCGGGATGGTGCAGCGCTACTTCTACAACTCCACCAGTATGGGCTGTCAGCTGTTCACCTACGGAGGCTGTATGGGCAACCAGAACAACTTTGTAACTGAGAGGGAGTGTCTGCAGAGTTGCCGCACTGAAG CTGCCTGCAGAATGCCCATGGATGCTCAACCCTGCACTGGGCAGCCCAAGATCTGGGCCTTCGATCCCAACTCTGGACTCTGTCTGGAATATAAAAAGGACTACTGCCAGGGCAACAGTAACAAGTTCTACTCCAAGGGGGAGTGTGACGAGTACTGTGGGGTGATGAAGGATG GACAAACTGAGTTCCTGAAAGCTAACTGA